One genomic window of Cyprinus carpio isolate SPL01 chromosome A23, ASM1834038v1, whole genome shotgun sequence includes the following:
- the LOC109055108 gene encoding transcription factor HES-5-like, with translation MPPDGEPGCLGDAVRTVSTGKWEAGPLAESVFIPLKRPSTCSPEMRSLCRSNKGFISHVAAQMLPLAADCENLQQTPDSHIHYGDLGYTQPWHITITGSIISREQLPLSNKLRKPIVEKIRRERINSSIEKLKSLLGQEFLKQQPDSRQEKAEILEMTLDFLRRQQCSQDPSACSSTAARDGRSRCVQEAVNFLSQCPVQTESHRRLLKHFLHMQRYTENHTRVPPQLNSPAAQSSSKEQTLVLWRPW, from the exons ATGCCTCCAGATGGTGAGCCTGGCTGCCTGGGAGATGCTGTGAGAACAGTGAGCACTGGGAAGTGGGAGGCAGG GCCACTAGCTGAATCAGTCTTCATCCCTCTTAAACGCCCCTCCACCTGCTCCCCAGAGATGCGCTCATTGTGTCGGAGCAATAAGGGCTTCATCAGCCATGTGGCGGCCCAAATGCTCCCATTGGCTGCAGACTGTGAGAACCTCCAGCAAACTCCAGACTCACACATTCATTATGGAGATTTGGGAT ACACACAGCCATGGCACATTACAATCACTGGATCAATCATTAGCAGAGAACAACTTCCACTCTCAAACAAG CTGAGAAAGCCAATAGTGGAGAAGATCCGCAGAGAACGAATCAACAGCAGCATTGAGAAGCTCAAGTCTCTTCTGGGTCAAGAGTTCCTAAAGCAACAGCCCGACTCCAGACAGGAGAAAGCTGAAATCCTGGAGATGACGCTTGATTTCTTGAGACGCCAGCAGTGCTCCCAGGATCCCTCGGCCTGCAGTTCTACTGCAGCTCGTGACGGACGCTCCAGATGTGTGCAGGAGGCCGTCAACTTCCTGTCACAGTGTCCAGTGCAGACGGAGTCCCACAGAAGACTGCTGAAGCACTTCCTGCACATGCAGCGCTACACAGAGAACCACACACGTGTGCCGCCTCAGCTCAATTCACCAGCTGCACAGAGCAGCAGCAAAGAGCAAACTCTGGTGCTCTGGAGACCCTGGTAG